The genomic interval TGTCATCCGCATCGAGCGTCTCGACGGCGGCGAGGACCGCTGGGTGGCGCCGGTGGGCGAGGACGGCGTAGGCGCGATGTACGTGGTGATGAATCGGAACAAGCGCGGCATGACGCTCGATCCCAGCTCACCCGAGGGTCGGCAGATCGTGCAGCGGCTGGTCGCCACCGCGGACGTCGTGGTCGCGAACCTCCCGCCCGAGGTGCTGCGCTCCCTGGCCCTGGACCTCGAGAGCCTGCGTCGCGTGAAGCCCGACATCATCCTCACCACCGTCACCGCCTTCGGCGCGGGCGGGCCCTGGAGCCACCGCCACGGCTTCGACGGCATCGGCCAGGTCATGTGCGGCTCGGCCTATCTGACCGGCACGCCCGAGCAGCCGTACCGCGCCGCGGTGGCGTGGGTGGATTGCGGCACCGCCTCCCTCGCCGCCTTCGGGACGCTGGCCGCGCTCATGGAGCGTCAGAAGACGGGGCACGGCCAGAAAGTGGAGGGTGCGCTCCTGCGCACGGCGGTCGCCTTCAACAATCCCACTCTGGTCGAGCAAGGGGTGGTGCGCCCGAATCGCATCGCCACCGTGAACCGGGGGCAGACCTCGGCGCCCTCCGATCTCTTCCGCACCAAGGACGGGTGGATCATCGCTTACGCCATCGGCAACCCGATGTTCACGCGGTGGGCGCGCCTCATGGGCGAGGAGCACTGGCTCACCGATCCGCGCTTCGCGGACGACCTCGCGCGCGGGGACCACGGCGAGATCATCTCCAAGCGCATGAACGAGTGGACGGGCGAGCGCACCACCGCGGAAGCGCTGGCCGATCTCGAGGCCGCGAAGATTCCCGCGGGCCCGCTCTACTCCCCGCAGCAGGCGCTCGAGGACGCGCATATCCGCGCCGCCGGCCTCCTCGCCGACACGGAATACCCCGGGCTGCCGCGCCCCGCGCCACTGGCGCCGATGCCCGTCGATCTCTCGAAGACGCCCGGCCGCTTCCGCCACCGCGCGCCCACCCTCGGCGAGCACACCGATGTCATCCTCGGCGAGCTGGGCTACAACGCCGAGGCCATCGCGGGCTTCCGCGAGAGAAAGGTGATCTGAGCCATGAAGGGACGGGTCGCGGTGCTCCCGGCCTACGGCGGCGACTTCGAGCTGCGCGAGTATCCGGTGCCCGATCCCGAGGCGGGGGCGGTGCTGATCCGGCTGACCCGCGCGGGCGTGTGCGGCTCCGACCTGCACATCTGGCGCGGCGAGATGAAGGAGGTGTACGGCTCGCCCCCCAAGGACCTGACGTTCGGCCACGAGATGTGCGGGCGCGTGGAGCGGCTGGGCGCGGGCGTGGCGACGGACTCGGCGGGCGCGCCGCTGCGGGAAGGCGACCGCGTCGCGTTCCTCTACTTCTTCCCCTGCGGCCGCTGCCCGGTCTGCACCCGCGACGAGATGGGCTCCTGCCCGCGCAAGGGCCGCGCAAACCGCGTCGCGGGGACCCCGCCCTACTTCAACAACGCCTACGGCGACTACTACTACCTGCGGCCGGGCGGCTGGGTCTACCGCATCCCCGACGAGGTGTCCGACGACATGGCCACGCCGGCCAACTGCGCGCTCGCCCAGGTGCTGTACGGTCTCACGCGTGCCGGCGTGCGCATGGGAGACGCGGTGGTGATCCAGGGGGCGGGCGGCCTCGGCCTCAATGCCATCGCGGTCGCCCGCGACATGGGGGCCGGCACCATCATCGTGGTGGACCGCGTGCCCGCGCGTCTGGCCCTGGCCCGCGAGTTCGGGGCCGATCACACCCTGAGCCTCGAGGACCTCCCCACCTCCGAGCGGCGCATCGCCGCCGTGCAGGACCTCACCGAGGGGTTCGGGGCCGACGTGGTGGCGGACTTCGTGGGCTACCCGGACGTGGTGCCGGAGGGCCTCAGGATGCTGCGAAGCGGCGGCTGCTACCTGGAAGTCGGGTCCATCGCGCCCGGCAACATGTTCAGCTTCGACGCGACCGCCCTCGTGCGCGGCAACATCCGTCTCGTCGGGACCTCGAACTACTCCCCGTGGGCGCTCGCCCAGTCCCTCGCCTTCCTGCGTCGGGGGCAGGCGCGCTTCCCCTTCGCGCGCCTCGTCTCCCACGTCTATCCACTCGAGAAGATCTCCGATGCGTTCCAGCAAGCGGACTGGATGCAGCGGGGCGGCGATGGCCTGCGCCTGTCGCGGGCCGCGCTGTCGATGGCGTGAGGCGGCTCCGCGGGGTGCGGCTCGGAGGGGATCAGCGCGGGCTCGGCCTGATCGAGATCGCGCTGGTGCTGGTGATCGTGGCGATCGTGGGCACCCTGCTCTACCGCTACGTCGGCTCGACGGCGAAGACCGTGGAGAAGTTCAAGGAGGACCGGCCGCTCGCCCATACGCGGCTGGCCGCGGATCAGGCCACGCTGGCCGCGATGCAGGGGGCGCTCCAGACCTACCGCGCCACGAACGAGGGCAAGCTCCCGCCCGACAAGGCCGGCGTCGCCGCCCTGATGGCCGGCCCGCCGAAGTTCCAGTGCGAGGGCGGCGACTTCGACTACGATCCGGCGACCGGCACGCTCCGCCTGATCGTCACCGACGTCACCCGCTGTTGATCGGGCGGCGAGAAGGGTCCAGCGGCGAGGCGACGTACGAGAGCCGGGCGCGAGGCGTACTTACCGTACGTTGAGCGCTCGGCCGAGGGCGTCAACGAAGCCGATGGGCCCTTATCGCCGCCCGATTAGCCGCCGACGCTCTTCGCGAGCGCCCTGACGCTGTCGACGACGACGCTCACCAGCTGATCGGTCTCTTCGTTGGTGATGCAGAGCGGCGGCGCGAGGCGGAGCACGCTGCCCCGCGCGTAGACGATGGCCCCGCGGCTCCAGGCCTCGCGATCGAGGTCGGCCACGATCTTGCCGTCGAGCGGCTTGCCCGAGCCGTCCGGGTCGACGAGGTCCACGCAGACGAGGAGCCCGCGGCCCCGCACCTCCCCGACGATCTTGGTGCCGGCCAGCCCGCCGCGGAGCCCCTCCAGGAGGCGTGTCCCCTGGGCGGCCGAATTCTCGATCAGGCGGTCCTGCTCCATGATCTTGAGGTTCGCGAGCGCGGCCGCGCAGGCCACCGGGTGGGCGGCGTAGGTATTCGGGTGCACGTTCTCCTGGGTGGTGTCGTCGGGGAACGCCGCGGCCAGATGCGGCCGCGCGATGCTGGCCGACAGCGGGATGTAGCCGGAGGTGATGCCCTTGGCCACCGACATGAGGTCCGGCACCACGCCCTCGTGATCGCAGGCGAACCACCGTCCGGTGCGGCCGAAGCCAGTGATGACCTCGTCCGCGATCATGAGCACGTCCAGCTCGTCGCAGACCGCGCGCACCGCCTTGAGCCAGCCGAGCGGCGGAATGATGAAGCCCGCCGAGGAGAGGATCGGCTCCAGGATCACCGCGGACACGGTGCCGGGGTTCTCGCGCTCGATGATCTCGCGCAGCTCGCGCGCGCGCCGCTCCACCAGCTCGGCGTCGGTGCCTGTCCCGCGGTCGCGGAAGGGATGCGGGGGCGCAGCCTTGGCGAAGCCCGCCGGCTGCAGCGGCGCGTACGCGGCGGTCATGTGCGGCAGGCCGCAGATCGCGTAGGTGCCCATGGTGGCGCCGTGATAGCCGCCCTGGAGCGCGATGACCTTGTACTTGTTCGAGCGGCCGCGGGCCAGCCAGTACTGCCGCGCGATCTGCATCGAGCGCTCGTTGGCCTCCGAGCCGGACACCGCGAACATCGTGTAGCGCAGGTCTCCGGGGGTGAGCGTGGCGAGCTTGGCCGCGAGCTCGGCGGCGGGCCGGTTCGAGAACTGGCGCGTGGTCGGGTAGTAGGCCAGCTTGACGGTCTGCTCGGCGATCGCCTCGGCGATCTCGCGCCGGCCGTGGCCGACGTTCACCACCGCAAGGCCGGCGAAGCCGTCCATCAGCTTCTTCCCCTGCTCCGTCCAGACCCACACCCCTTCGGCGCGGTCGATGACCAGCTCGTCATCCTTGAGAAAGGGGTGGTCCTGTGTCTTGTGCGTCCAGAGATGGCGGATGTCGTCGACATGAGTGCTCATGGGCCACAGGGTAGGCAATGCGGCGAGGCGGGGCAAGCAAAGATTTCGGCTAACATGATGACACCATGCCGGGGTCGGCTCCGCTCGCCGAGGCGCTCCGCGGCCGGACTGTGCTCGTCGTCGAGCGCGATCCCGCCGCGCGCGGATCGCTCGCCGCTCAGCTCGCCGCGCTCGGCGTGGCGACCGACAACGCGGCGTCCGGTCCCGAGGCGCTCGTGCGGCTCGCGCGTGGGGGCGAGCAGGGCGGTGTCGGCCTGATCGTGCTCGCCGCCGACCTGCCGGGGATGGGGGCGGCCGGGCTGACGCGCGCGCTGCGGGCGCGGCCCGAGACGCGAGCGGTGCCGCTGGTGACGGTGGCGGACGCGACGCTCGATCCTGCCGCGCTGCTGCGGGCGCTCGACGAGGATGCGGCCGCGCCCGCCGAGCTCGATCTCGCCGCGGCGAGCGCGCGGCTGGGGCTGGCCCCCGCGGAGCTCGCGGACCTCCTCCGCGCGTTCGCTCCACAGGCAGCGGATCACCTCACGGCGCTCGCGCGGGCGGTGGGGGCCGGGGACGCCGAGGAAGCCCGGCGCGAGGCGCACGCCCTGGCGGGCGCCGCGGGCAATCTCGGCGCCAGCGCCCTGCACCACGCCGCCCGCAGCCTCGAGCATGCGGCGCGGGGGGGCGCCGGTGGGCTCGCCACGCCGCTGGCCGAGGTCGCGCGCGCCGGCCGCGCGCTGCTCGGCGCCATCGCGGGTCTCCGACCGGCGGCCGCCGGGGCCCCCGCTCCTGCCGCGTCGGCGCCACCCGCGGCCCGGGGCGAGCTCGCCGACCGCCTCGTGCTCATCGTCGACGACGTCCGCACCAACGTCGAATTGCTCGTGCGTGCCCTGAAGGACGACTACCGGCTGGCCGTGGCCCAGGACGGCGAGAGCGCCCTGCGCAGCGTGGCGGTCGCGCCGCCCGATCTCGTGCTGCTCGACATCATGATGCCGGGGCTCGACGGCTACGAGGTGTGCCGCCGGCTCAAGCGCGATCCGCGCACGCGCGACATCCCGGTGGTGTTCCTGACGTCACTCGACGAGGTGCAGGACAAGGCGCGGGGCTTCGAGGCCGGCGCCGCCGACTACGTCACGAAGCCGTTCGAGATCCTCGAGGTGAAGGCGCGCGTGGGCGCGCTCCTGCGCGCCAAGGCCTATCAGGACGCGGTCCGCGAGCTGCTCGAGAGCGAGCTGCGCGTGGCCCGCGAGATCCAGCGCGGCCTGGTCCCCCGGAACTTCGCCGCGCTCGGCGGAGTCGCCGCGGAGTGCTTCGCGTGCCTCGAGCCTGCGCGCGCGGTGGGCGGCGACCTCTACGACGTCTTCCGCATCGACGACCGACACCTGTGCCTCGTCGTCGGCGACGTCTCCGGCAAGGGTATCCCGGCCGCGCTCTTCATGGTGATGACGATTACCCTGATCCGCAGCCTCGCGCGGCTGAGCGGCCGCCCGGACGAGATCCTGGCCCGCGTCAACGACGCCCTCGCCGCGGACAATCCCTCGAGCATGTTCGTCACGCTGTTCTGCGCCGTCCTCGACGTGGAGGCGGGCCGGCTGACCTGCGCGAGCGGAGGCCACCTCTCGCCAATGCTGGTGCGCCCGGGCGGAGAGCCGCGGTCGATCGTCGCCTCCGAGGGCACGCTGGTGGGCGTGCAGCCGGGGCTCGCGTTCCCCGCCACCGACGTGCAGCTCGCGCCCGACGATCTCCTGGTCGCGTTCACCGACGGCGTCACCGAGGCGATGTCGCCCGACGGCGCGCTCTTCGGCGAGGGTCGGCTTCGAGCGCTCCTGGGAGGACTGGGCAACATCTCCGCCGCCGCCGCGGTCAACGCGGTCCTGACCGGCGTCCGCGCGTTCGCGGAATCGGCCGAGCAGGCCGACGACATCGCCATCCTCGCGCTCCGCTACGCGGGACCGGGCGGACGCCCGGCGGCGGCGGCCGATCTCGTCCTCGACCTCCGCGCGACCTTCGAGGAGGTGGTGCGCGCGGCCACCGCGGTGCGGGAGCTCTGCGAGGCCCGCGGCGTCCCGCGCGAGCCCACCGACGACCTGATCCTGGGCCTCGACGAGATGCTCGCCAACATCGTCACGTACGGCTACCCGGGCAACCCGGCGGGCGCCATCGCCGTACGCGTGGCGATCACCGAGGAGGCGCTCCGGCTCGACATCAGCGACCGCGCCCCCGCTTTCAATCCCCTGGAGGCCGCCGCCCCCGACCTGGACGCCCCCCTGGACACGCGGCCGGTGGGGGGCCTCGGCGTGCACCTGGCCCGCTCGGTCATGGACACGATGGAGTACGCGCGGGAGGACGGAGAGAACCGTCTGCGTCTGGTCCGCCGACTCCGCCGGGGCGAGGTGCTATAGTGACGCGGGCGCTTCCCCGAGAGAGGAGAACGACATGCCGCTGACCGTCCGAGTGAGCCGTGACGCCGCCGCCACCGTGCGCGTCCAGCCCTCCGGCAGCCTGGACAGCGCGACCGCGGGCATCCTCGAGCGCGAGCTCGCTCCGATTCTCGGGAGCGCGGCGAAGGTGCTCGTCCTCGACTTCACCGAGGTCACCTTCGTGTCCAGCGCGGGCATCCGCGTCGTCCTCGCCGCGCGCAAGCAGCTGGCCGACCGCGGCGGCTCGCTGCTCATGGCGAATCTCCAGCCGCCGGTGGCCAAGGCCTTCGAGATCGTCCGGGCCATCCCCGACG from Candidatus Methylomirabilota bacterium carries:
- a CDS encoding STAS domain-containing protein — its product is MPLTVRVSRDAAATVRVQPSGSLDSATAGILERELAPILGSAAKVLVLDFTEVTFVSSAGIRVVLAARKQLADRGGSLLMANLQPPVAKAFEIVRAIPDVTIFKSVAELDAYLAAMQRKAGGGPPR
- a CDS encoding SpoIIE family protein phosphatase, which translates into the protein MPGSAPLAEALRGRTVLVVERDPAARGSLAAQLAALGVATDNAASGPEALVRLARGGEQGGVGLIVLAADLPGMGAAGLTRALRARPETRAVPLVTVADATLDPAALLRALDEDAAAPAELDLAAASARLGLAPAELADLLRAFAPQAADHLTALARAVGAGDAEEARREAHALAGAAGNLGASALHHAARSLEHAARGGAGGLATPLAEVARAGRALLGAIAGLRPAAAGAPAPAASAPPAARGELADRLVLIVDDVRTNVELLVRALKDDYRLAVAQDGESALRSVAVAPPDLVLLDIMMPGLDGYEVCRRLKRDPRTRDIPVVFLTSLDEVQDKARGFEAGAADYVTKPFEILEVKARVGALLRAKAYQDAVRELLESELRVAREIQRGLVPRNFAALGGVAAECFACLEPARAVGGDLYDVFRIDDRHLCLVVGDVSGKGIPAALFMVMTITLIRSLARLSGRPDEILARVNDALAADNPSSMFVTLFCAVLDVEAGRLTCASGGHLSPMLVRPGGEPRSIVASEGTLVGVQPGLAFPATDVQLAPDDLLVAFTDGVTEAMSPDGALFGEGRLRALLGGLGNISAAAAVNAVLTGVRAFAESAEQADDIAILALRYAGPGGRPAAAADLVLDLRATFEEVVRAATAVRELCEARGVPREPTDDLILGLDEMLANIVTYGYPGNPAGAIAVRVAITEEALRLDISDRAPAFNPLEAAAPDLDAPLDTRPVGGLGVHLARSVMDTMEYAREDGENRLRLVRRLRRGEVL
- a CDS encoding zinc-binding dehydrogenase, which produces MKGRVAVLPAYGGDFELREYPVPDPEAGAVLIRLTRAGVCGSDLHIWRGEMKEVYGSPPKDLTFGHEMCGRVERLGAGVATDSAGAPLREGDRVAFLYFFPCGRCPVCTRDEMGSCPRKGRANRVAGTPPYFNNAYGDYYYLRPGGWVYRIPDEVSDDMATPANCALAQVLYGLTRAGVRMGDAVVIQGAGGLGLNAIAVARDMGAGTIIVVDRVPARLALAREFGADHTLSLEDLPTSERRIAAVQDLTEGFGADVVADFVGYPDVVPEGLRMLRSGGCYLEVGSIAPGNMFSFDATALVRGNIRLVGTSNYSPWALAQSLAFLRRGQARFPFARLVSHVYPLEKISDAFQQADWMQRGGDGLRLSRAALSMA
- a CDS encoding CoA transferase, whose protein sequence is MTDSRPAPGVLAGVRVLDFGRYIAGPYCAALLADLGADVIRIERLDGGEDRWVAPVGEDGVGAMYVVMNRNKRGMTLDPSSPEGRQIVQRLVATADVVVANLPPEVLRSLALDLESLRRVKPDIILTTVTAFGAGGPWSHRHGFDGIGQVMCGSAYLTGTPEQPYRAAVAWVDCGTASLAAFGTLAALMERQKTGHGQKVEGALLRTAVAFNNPTLVEQGVVRPNRIATVNRGQTSAPSDLFRTKDGWIIAYAIGNPMFTRWARLMGEEHWLTDPRFADDLARGDHGEIISKRMNEWTGERTTAEALADLEAAKIPAGPLYSPQQALEDAHIRAAGLLADTEYPGLPRPAPLAPMPVDLSKTPGRFRHRAPTLGEHTDVILGELGYNAEAIAGFRERKVI
- a CDS encoding aspartate aminotransferase family protein, which gives rise to MSTHVDDIRHLWTHKTQDHPFLKDDELVIDRAEGVWVWTEQGKKLMDGFAGLAVVNVGHGRREIAEAIAEQTVKLAYYPTTRQFSNRPAAELAAKLATLTPGDLRYTMFAVSGSEANERSMQIARQYWLARGRSNKYKVIALQGGYHGATMGTYAICGLPHMTAAYAPLQPAGFAKAAPPHPFRDRGTGTDAELVERRARELREIIERENPGTVSAVILEPILSSAGFIIPPLGWLKAVRAVCDELDVLMIADEVITGFGRTGRWFACDHEGVVPDLMSVAKGITSGYIPLSASIARPHLAAAFPDDTTQENVHPNTYAAHPVACAAALANLKIMEQDRLIENSAAQGTRLLEGLRGGLAGTKIVGEVRGRGLLVCVDLVDPDGSGKPLDGKIVADLDREAWSRGAIVYARGSVLRLAPPLCITNEETDQLVSVVVDSVRALAKSVGG
- a CDS encoding type II secretion system protein; this translates as MRRLRGVRLGGDQRGLGLIEIALVLVIVAIVGTLLYRYVGSTAKTVEKFKEDRPLAHTRLAADQATLAAMQGALQTYRATNEGKLPPDKAGVAALMAGPPKFQCEGGDFDYDPATGTLRLIVTDVTRC